The Carassius gibelio isolate Cgi1373 ecotype wild population from Czech Republic chromosome B9, carGib1.2-hapl.c, whole genome shotgun sequence genome includes a region encoding these proteins:
- the LOC127965096 gene encoding ras-related protein Rap-2a — protein MREYKVVVLGSGGVGKSALTVQFVTGTFIEKYDPTIEDFYRKEIEVDSSPSVLEILDTAGTEQFASMRDLYIKNGQGFILVYSLVNQQSFQDIKPMRDQIIRVKRYEKVPVILVGNKVDLEGEREVSVREGQALAEEWGCPFIETSAKSKTMVDELFAEIVRQMDYAAQPDKDDPCCSSCNIQ, from the exons ATGCGTGAGTATAAAGTGGTGGTCCTCGGGAGCGGCGGGGTCGGTAAATCCGCCCTCACCGTGCAGTTCGTCACCGGGACATTTATTGAGAAGTACGACCCGACCATCGAGGATTTCTACCGTAAGGAGATCGAGGTGGACTCGTCGCCGTCGGTGCTGGAGATCCTGGACACGGCGGGCACGGAGCAGTTCGCGTCCATGCGGGACCTGTACATCAAAAACGGGCAGGGTTTCATCCTGGTCTACAGTCTGGTGAACCAGCAGAGCTTCCAGGACATCAAGCCCATGAGAGACCAGATCATCCGAGTCAAGAG GTATGAGAAGGTCCCGGTGATCCTGGTGGGGAATAAGGTGGATCTGGAGGGCGAGCGGGAGGTGTCTGTGAGGGAGGGACAGGCTCTGGCCGAGGAGTGGGGATGTCCCTTCATCGAGACGTCTGCCAAGAGCAAGACCATGGTGGACGAACTCTTTGCCGAGATCGTACGGCAGATGGACTACGCGGCACAGCCGGATAAAGATGATCCGTGCTGCTCCTCCTGCAATATACAATAA